DNA sequence from the Nostoc commune NIES-4072 genome:
GCTGTGCCACCTCTTCACCCTTTAGTCCTGCTACCCGACTACGGTGACGCCAAGTGCGATCGCTTATTGATTTTGAGTTGTAATGAAAAAAATATAATTTTCATCTATAAAAAGTATGAAATCTAAAGATAACAATTTTCTATATCTAAAGAAATTAAGTATTTGTTGTATTTAATCTAATAGTATACTTCTGGCAGAAGATGTAAAAAAATATTAGGCATAGTAAATCAAAATCAATATTAATCAAGATTCCTAAACAATTCAGGCAAGTGTGCTATATACAAACTTGGAACAGCCTAAAGCTCTGTTAAAATCAGCAGCACACAAACTATGAACTCTATCACCGAAAAACGTATCGCCTTGATTTCCGTCCACGGAGACCCGGCGATTGAAATAGAGAAAGAAGAAGCTGGGGGACAAAATGTTTATATGGGGTAGAGCTGGCGAAGCTGTCACCAAATGCAAACTAAACAGTTTAGTTCAGTAAAGCGGTAAAGTTTAGTTTGAATAATGAAAGAGACAAGTAGTAAATAATACTAATATTAAAGGGGCTGGCTTTGAGATTCAGAACTAATAGAAGCTTTATATGGAAAGCCACAGTAAGGACAAAACCGAAATTTCAATGACGTAATAGGTTCGTTACACTTAGCACAACTATTACGTAATGCCGTACCGCACAAGAAACAAAACTGCGATCGCGGCAATAACCAGATTTCTTCAAGAGTTGTTCCGGGAGTCCAGCAGTCGGGGCAAAATTTGAGGACATCGGTTGCAGACATGGGTACACCCCGGATGACTGCATCAAGGTACTCAGATGGAACCTGCAATGCGCGAGCTAATCCACGCTGGCTTTTACTATTGAGCTTGGTAGTCATGCCTCGTTCAATCTTACCTAAACTTTGAAGATGAATGCCTGCCTTAGTTGCCAAATCATTTTGACTTAATGAAAGGCTTGTGCGTATTCTTTTAACGTACTGGGACAGCGTTTCTTGGGGTTGGGGGGTATTGTCCATGCTTTTAATATGTAGTAAAGTATATAATTAATTATTTTATATAAGTGCATATTTTAAATGAATAGCAGTACTTTTAATTAGATAAAGAGGTGAAACGTGACAACTACATTAGCACAAGTTGCTACAGCTTTCCTTTCTCGACAAGGATTAGCTGCTAGTACACTTAAATCTTACGAGCTAACACTACTATCTTTGCTGAAAGAGCATGGCTCCTTACCTATAGAGTTAGTAGACCGTCAACTGCTGAAAGACTACTTAGCTCGGTTAGATGAACTAAAATACACGACTCATAATCGTCACCAAGCAATAATCAGCGCTCTGTTGAATTTTGCTGTTGAATCTGGCTACATTCAATCAAACCCAGTTAGCCGTCTGAGTCTGAGGAAACCAAATCGAGAACGGGGAGAACACAATACAGACGAGATAATACGCTACCTCACGTCTCAAGAATTAGATATTTTGTATGATTTGTTAAAAAAATCTAATGCTAGACTTGAGACGATAGTCCGCTTGCTGCATCGAAGTGGAGCTAGAATTGGAGAATTACTTGGACTGGAACTGGCACAAATTTTTCAGGAACAACGTAAATTTCAGGTAGTGGGTAAAGGCAACAAAAAACGCTGGTGCTTTTATAGTGAAGATGCAGAAATTGCTTTAAAAAACTATATAAAATATTATCGTCATCCAGGTTCAACAGCATTATTCACCGCTCAACATCCAACGACTAAAGTTGTAACACCAGTAAGTTATGAGGCAGTAACGGCAGACTGGCGAGAAATAATTGACCAAAGCCAGAAATTAAAAGGGATTAGGCTGCATGATCTCCGCCATACCTTTGCCACTGAGCGGGTGGGATTGATGGGAATTGAAGAATTACGGGCGCTGATGGGACATGAAAACATTCAAACAACTCTCCGCTACCAAAAAGTAACTAGTGCGAGAGCAGAAATAGTAGCAAAGTCTGCTTTAGAGAATTTAAAAAAAGTATATAAAAGTATATAAAAGTTAAGGAATATTTCTGAGTAATAAATTTACCAATACATATATTGACTAGAGTTAATTGTTGCAGTACAGAGTAGAGTATCTACTCTGTACTAAGAAAGTGAGGGATGATGAAACGAAACTGGCAACCAGAAGAACTACTAGAGTACTGGACGCTGTTACCAAAGGAATTAGAGCTATTAGCGCACAAAAATCCTCAAAATCGTTTGATTTTTGCTTTATTGCTCAAGTTTTTCCAGATGGAAGCAAAATTTCCCGAATCAGACCATGAAATTCCGGCTGTAGTTGTTAACTACGTAACACAACAACTCAGTATTACTCCTAGTG
Encoded proteins:
- a CDS encoding tyrosine-type recombinase/integrase; the protein is MTTTLAQVATAFLSRQGLAASTLKSYELTLLSLLKEHGSLPIELVDRQLLKDYLARLDELKYTTHNRHQAIISALLNFAVESGYIQSNPVSRLSLRKPNRERGEHNTDEIIRYLTSQELDILYDLLKKSNARLETIVRLLHRSGARIGELLGLELAQIFQEQRKFQVVGKGNKKRWCFYSEDAEIALKNYIKYYRHPGSTALFTAQHPTTKVVTPVSYEAVTADWREIIDQSQKLKGIRLHDLRHTFATERVGLMGIEELRALMGHENIQTTLRYQKVTSARAEIVAKSALENLKKVYKSI
- a CDS encoding double zinc ribbon domain-containing protein produces the protein MDNTPQPQETLSQYVKRIRTSLSLSQNDLATKAGIHLQSLGKIERGMTTKLNSKSQRGLARALQVPSEYLDAVIRGVPMSATDVLKFCPDCWTPGTTLEEIWLLPRSQFCFLCGTALRNSCAKCNEPITSLKFRFCPYCGFPYKASISSESQSQPL